One window of the Anaerotignum faecicola genome contains the following:
- the aroA gene encoding 3-phosphoshikimate 1-carboxyvinyltransferase has protein sequence MNIKIEKTPLKQGQVRIISSKSDGHRSLIAAALAEEESVLFVDGWSEDMEATARCLQSLGAEIEREPSGIYVMPIGCPLPCPVDRIGQANGQGIGQADGQLCTLDCGESGSTLRFLLPIAGALGKHCRFEGKGRLPERPIGVLLDEMARHGCKADGDHLPVTLEGKLTAGVYTLPGNVSSQFITGLLFALPLLEGESEIRLTTKIESKGYIDMTLKTLKTFGITVTEAESGWSIPGGQKYHGPRMRYAEGDWSNAAFWLVAGAIGGSIGCQGLDMESPQGDRAIAALLEEFGAETKVALNQITATHKEMKGIRIDASQIPDLVPILCVAAAAAEGKTEIYNAGRLRMKESDRLAVMAECMQKIGVEVEERPDSIIITGGCNPPEGEIVIDSHNDHRIVMAMAIAAVSLGVELTILGAEAVNKSYPSFFIELAKLGGVTNVL, from the coding sequence ATGAATATAAAAATTGAGAAAACTCCATTAAAACAGGGGCAGGTGCGTATCATTTCCTCGAAATCCGATGGGCACCGCTCGCTGATTGCGGCGGCATTGGCAGAGGAGGAAAGCGTGCTGTTCGTGGATGGCTGGTCTGAGGATATGGAAGCGACGGCGCGCTGTCTGCAAAGCCTTGGTGCGGAAATTGAGCGCGAACCCTCGGGCATTTATGTGATGCCGATTGGGTGTCCACTCCCCTGTCCAGTGGACAGGATTGGACAGGCAAATGGACAGGGCATTGGACAGGCAGATGGACAGCTTTGTACCCTCGACTGCGGCGAAAGCGGTTCCACCCTCCGTTTTCTGCTCCCGATTGCGGGCGCATTGGGAAAGCATTGCCGCTTCGAAGGCAAGGGGAGACTCCCCGAACGCCCGATTGGCGTTTTGCTGGATGAGATGGCAAGGCATGGCTGCAAGGCAGACGGCGACCACCTTCCTGTTACATTGGAAGGCAAGCTAACCGCCGGCGTATATACCCTGCCGGGGAATGTCAGCTCCCAGTTTATCACAGGGCTGCTGTTTGCGCTGCCGTTATTGGAGGGCGAAAGCGAAATTCGCCTGACAACAAAAATCGAATCTAAGGGCTATATTGATATGACGCTGAAAACGCTGAAGACCTTCGGGATTACGGTAACGGAAGCCGAAAGCGGCTGGAGCATCCCCGGCGGGCAGAAATACCATGGCCCGCGGATGCGCTATGCAGAGGGGGATTGGAGCAATGCGGCGTTCTGGCTCGTTGCAGGCGCGATTGGCGGCAGCATCGGTTGTCAGGGGCTGGATATGGAATCTCCCCAAGGGGATCGGGCGATTGCCGCTCTTTTGGAGGAATTTGGCGCGGAAACGAAGGTTGCGCTGAACCAGATTACGGCAACCCATAAGGAAATGAAGGGCATCCGTATTGATGCGTCCCAAATTCCCGATTTGGTGCCGATTCTTTGTGTAGCGGCGGCTGCGGCAGAGGGCAAAACCGAAATTTACAACGCAGGTAGACTGCGGATGAAGGAAAGCGACCGATTGGCTGTGATGGCGGAATGTATGCAGAAAATCGGCGTGGAGGTGGAGGAAAGACCTGACAGCATCATCATTACAGGCGGCTGTAATCCACCTGAGGGGGAAATCGTGATAGATTCCCATAATGATCACCGTATCGTGATGGCAATGGCGATTGCGGCGGTGAGCCTTGGCGTAGAGCTGACGATTCTGGGTGCAGAGGCGGTCAATAAATCTTATCCGTCCTTCTTTATAGAGCTGGCGAAGCTGGGAGGTGTGACAAATGTCCTCTAG
- the aroC gene encoding chorismate synthase → MSSSFGEKVKIMIFGQSHSEAIGVVIDGLPVGEEIDLEAVRKFMERRAPGRNAYSTPRKEADLPRVVSGLFEGKTCGAPICAVIENTNTRSKDYDKLKDLPRPGHADFTAWVKYKGANDHRGGGHFSGRLTAPLCFAGAVCMQILERRGIHIGAHILSIKGVQDTPFDAVAVDADTLKAVTEKVFPVQNDAAGEEMQATIAAAKENADSVGGVIECAVVGLPVGVGEPMFDGLESRLAAAIYAIPAVKGVEFGEGFGVAALFGSENNDNFTYQADGTVRTTTNHHGGSLGGISSGMPLVLRAAFKPTPSIGQTQDTISISKGENDTLAIVGRHDPCIVPRAVPCVEAAAAVALLDLICRMEQ, encoded by the coding sequence ATGTCCTCTAGTTTTGGAGAAAAAGTAAAAATTATGATTTTCGGGCAGTCTCATTCCGAGGCAATCGGCGTGGTGATTGACGGCTTGCCTGTGGGGGAGGAAATTGATTTAGAGGCGGTGCGGAAATTCATGGAGCGCCGCGCTCCCGGCAGAAATGCCTATTCTACACCCCGTAAGGAGGCAGACCTGCCCCGTGTGGTATCGGGCTTATTTGAAGGGAAAACCTGCGGCGCACCGATTTGTGCCGTGATTGAAAACACAAATACACGCTCGAAGGATTATGATAAATTGAAGGATTTGCCCAGACCGGGGCATGCGGATTTTACGGCGTGGGTGAAATATAAGGGAGCGAATGACCATCGCGGCGGCGGTCATTTCTCCGGCAGGCTGACCGCACCGCTTTGCTTTGCGGGCGCAGTCTGCATGCAGATTTTGGAAAGAAGGGGCATCCATATCGGTGCGCATATTCTTTCTATCAAGGGCGTGCAGGATACCCCCTTTGATGCGGTGGCTGTGGATGCAGATACCTTGAAGGCTGTCACGGAAAAGGTCTTCCCTGTGCAGAATGACGCGGCAGGGGAGGAAATGCAGGCGACGATTGCGGCGGCAAAGGAAAACGCCGATTCTGTCGGCGGTGTGATTGAATGTGCGGTGGTAGGTCTGCCTGTCGGCGTGGGCGAGCCTATGTTTGACGGACTGGAAAGCAGACTGGCGGCGGCGATTTATGCCATTCCTGCCGTAAAGGGCGTGGAATTTGGCGAGGGCTTTGGTGTAGCGGCGCTGTTTGGTTCGGAAAATAATGACAATTTCACATATCAGGCGGATGGTACGGTTCGGACAACAACGAACCATCACGGCGGCTCTCTGGGTGGCATTTCAAGCGGCATGCCCCTTGTGCTGCGTGCGGCATTTAAGCCGACCCCCTCGATTGGGCAGACGCAGGATACCATCAGCATCAGCAAAGGAGAAAACGACACACTTGCCATTGTAGGCAGACATGATCCCTGTATTGTGCCGCGTGCGGTGCCTTGCGTGGAGGCGGCAGCGGCGGTTGCGCTTCTGGATCTGATTTGCAGGATGGAGCAGTGA
- a CDS encoding bifunctional chorismate mutase/prephenate dehydratase, which yields MDLNAVRERINAIDDQIVDLFVERMKASADVASAKAEKNLPVLDLRREQAVLEKVMERGGEEFEIYINKLYQTIFDISKSYQAGLLTKETALSEEILKNIADPHMEFPRKAVVACQGVEGSYAARACDRLFALPSKMYFSNFESVFNAVESGLCRYGVLPIENSSAGSVTEVYDLMVRHKFYIVKSIKLHISHALLAKPGVKLEDVKEVVSHTQALQQCSNFLKANPNIKVTIFENTATAAKYVAESGRTDLAALSSTDCAKLYGLHVLQDGVQNNENNYTRFICIAKNMEIYAGSNRISLMLSLDHRPGSLHEMIGKFACRGINLCKLESRPIPGKDFEFRFYFDLDGSVFSPETMTVLKDIEQAAESLSFLGCYSEV from the coding sequence ATGGATTTGAATGCAGTGAGAGAACGCATCAATGCGATTGATGACCAGATTGTAGATTTATTCGTGGAGCGCATGAAGGCTTCTGCGGATGTTGCCAGCGCAAAGGCGGAAAAGAATCTGCCCGTTCTGGATTTACGCAGAGAGCAGGCAGTTCTGGAAAAGGTAATGGAGCGTGGCGGCGAGGAATTTGAAATTTATATCAATAAGCTGTATCAGACAATTTTCGATATCAGCAAGAGCTATCAGGCAGGGCTTCTGACAAAGGAAACAGCGCTTTCCGAAGAAATTCTGAAAAACATTGCAGACCCTCACATGGAATTTCCCAGAAAGGCTGTTGTTGCCTGTCAGGGCGTGGAGGGCTCCTATGCGGCAAGAGCATGCGACAGATTGTTTGCATTGCCCAGCAAGATGTATTTCAGCAACTTCGAGAGTGTATTCAATGCGGTGGAATCCGGTCTATGCAGATATGGCGTGCTGCCCATCGAAAACAGCTCCGCAGGCTCTGTAACAGAGGTTTATGATTTGATGGTGCGCCATAAATTCTATATCGTAAAGAGCATTAAGCTGCACATCAGCCATGCGCTTCTGGCAAAGCCCGGTGTGAAGCTGGAGGATGTGAAGGAGGTTGTTTCTCATACACAGGCATTGCAGCAGTGCAGCAATTTTCTGAAGGCGAACCCCAACATCAAGGTAACGATTTTTGAAAATACGGCAACCGCAGCGAAATATGTTGCGGAAAGCGGCAGAACAGACCTTGCGGCGCTTTCCTCCACGGACTGCGCGAAGCTGTATGGACTGCATGTTTTGCAGGATGGCGTGCAGAATAACGAAAACAACTATACCAGATTTATCTGCATTGCAAAGAACATGGAAATTTATGCAGGCTCCAACCGTATCAGTCTGATGCTTTCTCTGGACCACAGACCCGGTTCTCTGCATGAAATGATTGGGAAATTTGCCTGCCGCGGCATCAACCTGTGCAAGCTGGAAAGCCGCCCGATTCCGGGGAAGGATTTCGAATTCCGTTTCTATTTCGATTTGGACGGCTCTGTTTTCTCTCCCGAAACCATGACGGTGCTGAAGGATATTGAGCAGGCGGCAGAAAGCCTGTCCTTCTTAGGCTGCTACTCCGAGGTGTAA
- the aroQ gene encoding type II 3-dehydroquinate dehydratase — protein sequence MKILVINGPNINMLGIREKNIYGAETYEDLKALLEKTFAEKGVEGEIYQSNHEGDLVDRIQQAYFDGTEGIVINPAAYTHTSVAILDALKAVRLPAVEVHISDVKEREDFRQISYAGKACVKTIMGRGLKGYVDAIAFLVENKV from the coding sequence ATGAAGATTTTAGTGATTAACGGCCCGAATATCAATATGCTTGGGATTCGGGAAAAAAATATTTACGGTGCCGAGACCTACGAGGATTTGAAGGCACTTCTGGAGAAAACCTTTGCCGAAAAGGGCGTGGAGGGCGAAATTTACCAATCCAACCATGAGGGGGATTTGGTAGACCGCATCCAGCAGGCATATTTTGACGGCACAGAGGGAATTGTGATTAACCCTGCGGCGTATACGCATACGAGCGTTGCCATTCTGGACGCGCTGAAGGCAGTTCGCCTGCCTGCGGTGGAGGTGCATATTTCCGATGTGAAGGAAAGAGAGGATTTTCGCCAGATTTCCTATGCAGGGAAGGCTTGCGTGAAAACCATCATGGGCAGAGGTCTCAAGGGCTATGTGGATGCCATTGCTTTCCTTGTGGAAAACAAGGTGTAA
- a CDS encoding pyridoxal phosphate-dependent aminotransferase yields the protein MISEKMSKLLERSAAMSSMYTESARLKEKYGAENVYDFGMGNPNLPAPDSIRETSIRVLQETDPWYLHHYMPNNGFPEAREKIAASLNRRFGEHFDANNIMMCTGAAGGLNCLLKVLMDPGQEILTFAPYFGEYDRYADNVGCTLTTVPPNIPTFQPDPAALEKCVTEKTRAVLIDNPNNPTGVVYNEETIRAIAAVLAKKEQEYGHAIYLISDEPYRELVFDGASVPWIPNDYKNTIVAYSFSKSLSLPGDRIGYLALRSEVEDFENIVAAVAVATRITGFINASGLQQLVCAKCCDETVDISFYDKNRKRLYDALTAYGYEMPKPEGAFYLFMKTPTENDLEFVEKIKEHRILLTPGSGFGCPGYVRIAYCVAPETIEGALPGFKAMMEYYKNK from the coding sequence ATGATTTCCGAAAAGATGTCTAAGCTGTTGGAGAGAAGCGCTGCCATGAGCAGCATGTATACAGAAAGTGCAAGATTAAAGGAAAAATACGGCGCGGAAAACGTGTATGACTTCGGGATGGGCAATCCCAACCTGCCTGCGCCCGACAGTATTCGGGAAACGAGTATCCGCGTTTTGCAGGAAACCGACCCTTGGTATCTGCATCATTATATGCCGAATAACGGCTTTCCGGAGGCAAGGGAGAAGATTGCCGCAAGCCTGAACCGCCGCTTTGGGGAGCATTTTGATGCGAACAACATCATGATGTGTACCGGTGCGGCAGGGGGCTTGAACTGCCTGCTGAAGGTGCTGATGGACCCCGGACAGGAGATTCTGACCTTTGCGCCCTATTTCGGGGAATATGACAGATATGCGGACAACGTAGGCTGTACGCTGACGACAGTGCCGCCGAATATTCCCACCTTTCAGCCCGACCCTGCGGCATTGGAAAAATGCGTGACGGAAAAGACGAGAGCCGTTTTGATTGATAACCCCAACAACCCAACGGGTGTGGTGTATAATGAGGAGACGATTCGGGCGATTGCTGCGGTTCTGGCGAAAAAGGAGCAGGAATATGGGCATGCGATTTATCTGATTTCGGATGAGCCGTATCGGGAATTGGTGTTTGACGGGGCAAGCGTGCCTTGGATTCCGAATGATTATAAAAACACAATCGTAGCCTATTCCTTCTCGAAATCCCTTTCCCTGCCGGGCGACCGTATCGGCTATCTGGCACTGCGCAGTGAGGTGGAGGATTTTGAGAATATCGTTGCGGCTGTTGCAGTTGCAACACGCATTACGGGCTTTATCAATGCCTCCGGCTTGCAGCAGCTGGTTTGTGCCAAATGTTGTGATGAAACGGTGGATATCAGCTTTTATGATAAAAACAGAAAACGCCTGTATGACGCGCTGACGGCATACGGCTATGAAATGCCGAAGCCGGAGGGGGCGTTCTATCTGTTTATGAAAACGCCGACGGAAAACGATTTGGAATTTGTGGAGAAAATCAAGGAGCATCGGATTTTGCTGACACCCGGCAGTGGGTTCGGCTGTCCCGGCTATGTGCGGATTGCGTACTGCGTTGCGCCGGAGACCATCGAAGGGGCGTTGCCCGGCTTCAAAGCCATGATGGAATATTATAAAAATAAATAA
- the mraZ gene encoding division/cell wall cluster transcriptional repressor MraZ — MFLGQYQHSIDAKGRLIVPAKFREGLGERFVVTKGLDNCLFAYPQEEWKIFEEKLKQLPLTNPGARKFVRFFFAGAVECELDNQGRIMVPTHLREYAGLKKDIVSIGVNNRIEIWNKDNWNEYSDEEDYISNELAFEMENLGI; from the coding sequence ATGTTCTTAGGGCAATATCAGCACTCGATTGATGCAAAGGGGCGTTTAATCGTTCCGGCAAAGTTCAGAGAGGGGCTTGGCGAGCGTTTCGTTGTGACAAAGGGGCTGGATAACTGCCTGTTTGCTTATCCGCAGGAGGAATGGAAGATTTTCGAGGAAAAGCTGAAGCAGCTTCCGCTGACAAACCCCGGTGCGCGTAAATTTGTGCGTTTTTTCTTTGCAGGCGCGGTGGAATGTGAGTTGGATAATCAGGGAAGAATTATGGTGCCGACGCATCTGAGAGAATACGCAGGCTTGAAAAAGGACATTGTTTCCATCGGTGTGAATAACCGCATTGAAATTTGGAATAAGGATAATTGGAACGAATACAGCGACGAAGAGGATTACATCAGCAACGAGCTTGCTTTTGAGATGGAGAATTTAGGGATATAA
- the rsmH gene encoding 16S rRNA (cytosine(1402)-N(4))-methyltransferase RsmH, with protein MEFHHISVLLNECIDNLNITPDGIYVDGTMGGGGHSLEIAKRLTTGRLICIDQDPNAHEAAGKRLAEYKDRITFVRDNFGNIANILDSLGIEKIDGMLLDIGVSSHQLDEAERGFSYQQDAPLDMRMNPDRPFSAYDVVNGYDEDELDRVIFTYGEERWARRIAQFIVKEREAKPIETTGELVDIIKKAVPKGARKDGPHPAKRTFQAIRIEVNGELEVLQRAIDDVAARLAVGGRLCIITFHSLEDRIVKEAFRKQENPCICPPQFPVCVCGKKPLGRVITRKPILPSKEELEENPRSRSAKLRVLEGVSQD; from the coding sequence ATGGAATTTCATCATATTTCCGTACTCCTGAACGAGTGCATTGACAATTTGAATATCACGCCTGACGGCATTTATGTAGACGGTACCATGGGCGGCGGCGGTCATTCCCTGGAGATTGCAAAACGGCTGACAACCGGTCGTTTGATTTGCATTGACCAGGACCCCAACGCGCACGAGGCGGCGGGAAAGCGATTGGCGGAATACAAGGATAGAATCACATTTGTCAGAGATAATTTCGGCAATATCGCAAATATTCTGGATAGCTTAGGAATTGAAAAGATTGACGGGATGCTGCTGGATATCGGTGTTTCCTCGCATCAGCTGGATGAAGCGGAGCGCGGCTTTTCCTATCAGCAGGATGCCCCGTTGGATATGCGGATGAATCCGGACAGGCCCTTCAGTGCGTATGACGTGGTGAACGGCTATGACGAGGACGAGCTGGACAGAGTGATTTTCACCTATGGCGAGGAGCGTTGGGCGAGAAGAATCGCGCAGTTTATCGTAAAGGAAAGAGAAGCAAAGCCCATTGAAACAACGGGCGAGCTGGTAGATATTATCAAAAAGGCAGTGCCGAAGGGCGCAAGAAAGGATGGTCCCCATCCGGCAAAGCGCACCTTTCAGGCAATTCGCATAGAGGTAAACGGTGAGCTGGAGGTACTGCAAAGGGCGATTGATGACGTTGCCGCAAGGCTTGCGGTCGGTGGCAGGCTCTGCATCATCACCTTCCATTCCTTAGAGGACAGAATTGTGAAGGAGGCCTTCCGCAAGCAGGAAAATCCCTGTATCTGTCCGCCGCAGTTTCCTGTATGCGTCTGCGGCAAAAAGCCTTTGGGCAGGGTGATTACCAGAAAGCCCATTTTACCGAGCAAGGAAGAATTAGAGGAAAATCCTCGTTCCAGAAGCGCAAAGCTGCGTGTGCTGGAGGGGGTTTCGCAGGATTGA